A window from Hemicordylus capensis ecotype Gifberg chromosome 2, rHemCap1.1.pri, whole genome shotgun sequence encodes these proteins:
- the LOC128344824 gene encoding zinc finger protein 420-like yields MSFRMSRILISHQRILTEEKPYECFDCNMRFFTKSKLRKHQRTHTGEKPFKCLDCEKKFCRGDTLIEHQRIHTGEKPYQCLECGKSFRMNSGLTLHQRIHTGEKPYQCLECGKSFRQHSGLTTHQRIHTGERPYRCLECGKSFNVSTHLTSHKQIHRGEKPYKCLECGKSFIRNMALTRHQRTHTGEKPYQCLLCKKSFTRADYLTVHQRIHTGEKPFKCLECGKCFRQSSVLTVHQRLHRGEKPYQCLECGRSFSRSTGLTVHQIIHKGEKPCQCLECGKFFRRNTELTIHQRIHTGEKPYQCLECGKSFRQNAGLTLHQRIHTGEKPYQCLECGKSFSQNSGLTSHKRIHTGEKPYKCLECGNSFSRNANLTLHQRTHTGEKPYACMQCGKSFSENKGLTLHQRIHTGEKPYQCFECGKSFSRSASVRSHQRIHTGEKPYKCFECGKSFNQSTQLTTHQRIHTGEKPYKCLECGKSFSQSTILTIHQRTHSREKPYMCLECGKSFSRADHVKSHQRIHRK; encoded by the coding sequence ATGAGCTTCAGAATGAGCAGAATCCTGATATCGCATCAGAGAATCCTCACAGAGGAGAAGCCCTATGAATGCTTTGACTGCAACATGAGATTTTTTACAAAATCAAAGCTTAGGAAACACCAAAgaactcacacaggagagaaaccatttaaatgtttggacTGTGAAAAGAAGTTCTGTCGCGGTGACACTCTAATtgaacatcaaagaatccacacaggggagaaaccatatcaatgcttggagtgtggaaaaagctttagGATGAATTCAGGCCTGAcattgcatcaaagaatccacacaggggagaagccatatcaatgcttggagtgtggaaagagcttcaggcagcaCTCGGGCCTCACAacgcatcaaagaatccacacaggggagaggcCATACAGATGTTTGGAATGTGGAAAAAGTTTCAATGTGAGTACACATCTTACTTCACATAAACAGATTCACAGAGGGGAAAAACCTTATAaatgtttggaatgtggaaagagtttcattAGGAATATGGCATTAACTAGACATCAAAGAacgcatactggagagaaaccatatcaatgcttgtTGTGTAAAAAAAGCTTCACTCGAGCTGACTACCTCAcagtgcatcaaagaatccacacaggagagaaaccatttaaatgcttggagtgtggaaagtgtttCAGGCAGAGCTCAGTGCTAACAGTACATCAAAGATTGCATagaggggagaagccatatcagtgcttggagtgtggaaggagcttcagtcgGAGCACAGGCTTAACAGTACATCAAATAATCCATAAAGGGGAGAAGCCATgtcagtgcttggagtgtggaaaattCTTCCGTCGGAACACAGAACTAAccatacaccaaagaattcatacaggggagaagccatatcagtgcttggagtgtggaaagagcttcagacagaATGCAGGCCTCACactgcatcaaagaatccacacaggggaaaagccatatcagtgcttggagtgtggaaaaagcttcagtcagaactcAGGCCTCACATCACAtaaaaggattcacacaggagagaaaccatataaatgcttagagtgtggaaacaGCTTTAGTCGGAACGCAAACCTCACattacatcaaagaacccacacaggagagaaaccatatgcatgcatgcaatgtggaaagagtttcagtgagAATAAAGGGCTCACATTACATCAAAGGATCCATACAGGCGAGAAGCCATATCagtgctttgagtgtggaaaaagcttcagtagGAGTGCAAGCGTAAGATCGCATCAAAGAatacacacaggggagaaaccttacaaatgttttgagtgtggaaagagcttcaaccagagCACACAACTCACtacacatcaaaggattcacacaggggagaagccttataaatgcttggaatgtgggaagagcttcagtcagagtacTATACTTActatacatcaaagaacccacagtagggagaaaccatatatgtgcttggaatgtggaaagagcttcagtcgagCTGACCATGTCAAatcacatcaaagaatccacagaaAGTAG